Proteins encoded by one window of Lutibacter sp. A64:
- a CDS encoding ComEC/Rec2 family competence protein produces MFKFLKFIPVQLIFFLIIGILVGSNYYFQPNLLVKILSFLLVVLFAIYVYTNRQIKSNIIFTILAFILMFFIGTSTITFKNQLYNKQHYTNSSSFKPKSNTIATIAIKEVLKPTLKYNKYEAEVVQLQNTKSIGSILVNIEKDSSKVDLNVGDNIVVSTLFYEINKPLNPYVFNYKKYLENKQIYHQIYIDNTQLFKKTTTSHSLKRSAAKFRNKVIASLKKYEFKDNELAVVNALLLGQRQTISKDLIESYSDAGAIHILAVSGLHIGIILLILTFLLKPLHYFKHGKFISSVLIVCLLWMYAIIAGLSPSVVRAVTMFTAITIGMYLNKPSNIYNTLVISMFFLLLFNPYYLYDVGFKLSYLAVFAIVWVQPKIVSLWNPKNKFVFKMWELFAVSLAAQLGVLPLSIFYFHQFPGLFFLSNLVIIPFLGFILTVGIIVIALSVIELLPQFMADIFNAIIWLLNTFVEWIADKDVFIIKNITLSLLLMCTLYSFIFFALKWIEKKTFYRLILVLVAFISIQAVMIFEKKKLQSTKEFIVFNENRNSVIVCRFGSNYTVYTSKDSIENLYSIKAYVLGLGLTTVTNQKPIKNLYAFNNETILVIDSLGIYNFKSIKLSIIVVQNSPKINMERVLKKHQPKKVIVDASNYRSYVELWEKTCIKNKTPFYSTMQKGAFILKK; encoded by the coding sequence ATGTTTAAATTTTTAAAGTTTATACCTGTACAATTAATCTTTTTTTTGATAATTGGTATTTTAGTTGGAAGTAACTATTACTTTCAGCCTAATTTATTGGTTAAAATTCTTTCTTTTTTACTTGTAGTATTATTTGCAATTTATGTGTATACAAACAGACAGATAAAGTCTAATATAATATTTACGATACTTGCCTTTATACTGATGTTTTTTATTGGAACTTCAACCATTACTTTTAAAAACCAACTCTATAATAAACAGCATTATACAAATAGTTCTAGTTTTAAACCTAAAAGCAATACTATTGCTACAATTGCCATTAAAGAAGTCTTAAAACCAACCTTAAAATATAATAAGTATGAAGCTGAAGTTGTGCAGTTACAAAACACTAAATCAATTGGAAGTATTCTTGTAAATATAGAAAAAGATAGTAGTAAGGTTGATTTAAATGTAGGAGATAATATTGTTGTTAGCACTTTATTTTATGAAATAAATAAACCATTAAATCCTTATGTGTTTAATTATAAAAAATATTTAGAAAATAAACAGATTTACCATCAAATATATATAGATAATACACAGCTATTTAAAAAGACTACAACTTCACATTCTTTAAAAAGAAGTGCCGCTAAATTTAGAAATAAGGTTATAGCATCTTTAAAAAAGTATGAGTTTAAAGATAATGAATTAGCCGTAGTAAATGCACTTTTATTAGGGCAACGGCAAACAATTTCTAAAGATTTAATAGAAAGTTATTCTGATGCTGGTGCCATTCATATTTTAGCTGTTTCTGGTTTACATATTGGAATTATTCTATTAATTCTTACTTTTTTATTAAAACCTTTACACTATTTTAAACACGGGAAATTTATTTCAAGTGTACTAATTGTTTGTCTGCTGTGGATGTATGCAATTATTGCGGGTTTGTCACCTTCAGTAGTAAGAGCCGTAACCATGTTTACGGCAATTACAATTGGAATGTATTTAAATAAGCCTTCAAATATTTATAATACATTGGTAATTTCAATGTTCTTTTTGTTGCTTTTTAATCCGTATTATTTATACGACGTTGGATTTAAATTAAGCTATTTAGCGGTTTTTGCAATTGTTTGGGTACAACCTAAAATTGTAAGTTTATGGAATCCTAAAAATAAGTTTGTTTTTAAAATGTGGGAATTATTTGCGGTATCATTAGCTGCGCAATTAGGTGTTTTGCCATTAAGTATTTTTTATTTTCATCAATTTCCTGGTTTATTTTTTCTCTCTAATTTGGTAATTATTCCTTTTTTAGGATTTATTCTTACAGTTGGAATTATAGTGATAGCGCTTTCTGTTATTGAATTACTACCACAGTTTATGGCAGATATTTTTAATGCTATTATTTGGTTGTTGAATACTTTTGTTGAATGGATTGCAGACAAGGATGTTTTTATTATTAAAAATATTACGCTTTCATTACTCTTAATGTGTACACTATATAGTTTTATATTTTTTGCTTTAAAATGGATTGAAAAGAAAACTTTTTATAGGTTGATTTTAGTTTTAGTTGCTTTTATAAGCATACAAGCAGTGATGATTTTTGAAAAGAAAAAACTACAATCAACAAAAGAATTTATTGTTTTTAATGAAAATAGGAATTCTGTTATAGTTTGTAGATTTGGTAGTAATTATACAGTATATACCTCAAAAGATTCAATTGAAAATTTATACAGTATTAAAGCGTATGTTTTAGGGTTAGGGTTAACAACAGTGACTAATCAAAAACCAATTAAAAATTTGTATGCATTTAATAATGAAACAATTTTGGTAATTGATAGCTTAGGAATTTATAATTTTAA
- the lpxB gene encoding lipid-A-disaccharide synthase, translating into MKYYIISGEASGDLHGSNLMKALFLEDKQAEIRFWGGDLMAEVGGTLVKHYKERAFMGFAEVVTNLSTILGFIKFCKEDISNFNPDKIIFIDNSGFNLRIAKWAKAANFHTVYYISPQVWASRSGRVKDIKRDIDEMYVILPFVEDFYKKFDYKVTFVGHPLLDAIANRPQVKELEFRKKHQLGEKPIIALLPGSRKQEIKKLLAVMLKMADKFTDYQFVIAGAPSQDYHFYQQFINKENVKFVSNKTYDLLSVSYAAIVTSGTATLETALFKVPEIVCYKTSWISYQIGKRLINLKFISLVNLIMNKEVVKELIQNDFNEKSLEAELHKILDEENRTKMFLNYFDLEKKLGGKGASLKTAKMIFKS; encoded by the coding sequence ATGAAATATTATATTATTTCAGGTGAAGCATCTGGAGATTTACACGGTTCTAATTTAATGAAGGCATTGTTTTTAGAAGATAAACAGGCTGAAATTAGATTTTGGGGAGGTGATTTAATGGCTGAAGTTGGCGGAACCCTGGTAAAACACTATAAAGAAAGAGCTTTTATGGGTTTTGCTGAAGTTGTAACTAACCTTTCTACAATTTTAGGGTTTATAAAATTCTGTAAAGAAGATATTTCTAATTTTAACCCAGATAAAATAATTTTTATAGATAATTCTGGTTTTAATTTACGTATTGCTAAATGGGCAAAAGCAGCTAATTTCCATACAGTATATTATATTTCTCCTCAAGTCTGGGCAAGTAGGTCTGGAAGGGTTAAAGATATAAAAAGAGATATTGACGAAATGTATGTAATTCTTCCATTTGTAGAAGATTTTTACAAAAAGTTCGATTATAAAGTAACTTTTGTTGGTCATCCTTTATTAGATGCTATTGCAAATAGACCTCAAGTAAAAGAATTAGAATTTAGAAAAAAGCATCAATTAGGTGAAAAGCCAATTATTGCACTTTTACCTGGTAGTAGAAAACAAGAGATAAAAAAACTACTTGCCGTTATGTTAAAAATGGCTGATAAATTTACAGATTATCAGTTTGTAATTGCTGGAGCTCCAAGTCAAGATTACCATTTTTATCAACAATTTATCAATAAAGAAAATGTGAAATTTGTTAGCAATAAAACCTACGACTTATTGTCTGTTTCTTATGCTGCAATTGTAACTTCTGGAACGGCAACCTTAGAAACAGCATTGTTTAAAGTGCCAGAAATTGTGTGTTATAAAACAAGTTGGATTTCATACCAAATTGGAAAACGTTTAATTAATTTAAAATTTATTTCTTTGGTAAATTTAATTATGAATAAAGAAGTGGTTAAAGAGTTAATTCAAAACGATTTTAATGAAAAATCTTTAGAGGCAGAACTTCATAAAATTTTAGACGAAGAAAATCGTACTAAAATGTTTTTAAACTATTTTGATTTAGAGAAAAAATTAGGCGGTAAAGGAGCTTCGCTTAAAACTGCAAAAATGATATTTAAAAGCTAA
- the surE gene encoding 5'/3'-nucleotidase SurE has product MDKRPLILVTNDDGITAPGIRTLIAVMNEIGDVVVVAPDSPQSGMGHAVTISETLYCDAIKVDDGPQKEYKSSGTPADCVKLAVSEILDRRPDLCVSGINHGSNSSINVIYSGTMSAAVEAGVEGIPAIGFSLLDYSWNANFEVLKPFIKQIVLNVLEHSLPDGVVLNVNFPKSETFKGIKICRQARANWVEEFDKRINPQGKVYYWLTGKFINMDKGEDTDEWALANNFISVVPVQFDLTAHHFIHKLNNWNL; this is encoded by the coding sequence ATGGATAAAAGACCTTTAATTTTAGTGACAAATGACGATGGTATTACAGCTCCGGGTATACGTACTTTAATTGCTGTGATGAATGAAATTGGAGATGTAGTTGTAGTTGCTCCAGATAGTCCTCAAAGTGGTATGGGACACGCTGTAACTATTAGTGAAACTTTATATTGTGATGCTATAAAAGTAGATGATGGACCGCAAAAAGAATATAAATCTTCTGGAACTCCAGCAGATTGTGTAAAACTAGCAGTAAGTGAAATTTTAGATAGAAGGCCAGATTTATGTGTTTCAGGAATTAATCACGGCTCTAATTCATCTATAAATGTAATTTATTCAGGAACAATGAGCGCTGCAGTTGAAGCCGGTGTTGAAGGAATACCAGCTATTGGTTTTTCTTTATTAGATTATTCTTGGAATGCTAATTTTGAAGTTTTAAAACCTTTTATAAAACAAATTGTTTTAAATGTTTTGGAGCATAGTTTACCAGATGGTGTAGTTTTAAACGTTAATTTTCCAAAAAGCGAAACATTTAAAGGTATTAAAATATGCCGTCAAGCTCGTGCAAATTGGGTAGAAGAATTTGATAAACGTATTAATCCGCAAGGAAAAGTTTACTATTGGCTTACAGGAAAATTTATTAATATGGATAAAGGTGAAGATACTGATGAATGGGCTTTAGCAAATAACTTTATATCTGTGGTTCCTGTTCAATTCGATTTAACAGCGCATCATTTTATTCATAAATTAAATAATTGGAATTTATAA
- a CDS encoding carboxy terminal-processing peptidase produces MIRKFKFILPVIVVIAFSTSFKKVNDTDPKDKVLITILNYVLTQWHYHPQEINDSFSKNVYTKFIETLDPSKRYFLQADIDEFSKYKNDIDDQIKKEDLSFFNLVHQRFTQRTEESKSYYKEILSTSFNFDKKDTLNVDYETKQYAKTKNELIVNWEKQLKFSTLSKLYDKINDEEDKFKKDNSYKKKTAEALEIEARKSTLENMDEFFMRLDELNESDWFSTYINSISEEFDPHTNYYDPDAKKGFDQDISGKLEGIGARLQKKNDYTKVSELVSGGPAWKQGELEAEDLILKVGQGDEEPVNIVGMRLSDAIEYIKGKKGTEVRLTVKKVDGTTKVISIIRDVVELEETFVKSSVVKKDNRTFGLIHLPKFYIDFDEKNYRNSTTDMAQEIERLKKENVEGLIIDLRNNGGGSLQTAVEISGLFIEKGPIVQVKSRDKNADVLKDVDSKIQWDGPLVILVNEFSASASEIFAAAMQDYKRAVIIGGKQTYGKGTVQRVLDLNRYHNLKEDIGALKMTVQKFYRINGGSTQLEGVHSDIVLPDRFMYLEIGERDLTNPLAYDKVPEANYSLWNNYENFDSVINNSKKRISNNNNFKLINDNAKWLKDTQDDTLIYLSLDDYKKDIENNKNESLKYQSIKDFTTNLTFNSPQYELPKIKADKDLADKRNAWHKNLKKDIYVDEALNVLSELKIRSKNHLVKN; encoded by the coding sequence ATGATTAGAAAATTTAAATTTATATTACCCGTAATTGTTGTAATTGCTTTTTCAACAAGTTTCAAAAAAGTTAATGATACAGACCCTAAAGATAAAGTTTTAATAACTATCTTAAATTATGTATTAACACAATGGCATTACCACCCGCAAGAAATAAATGATTCGTTTTCAAAAAACGTATATACCAAATTTATTGAAACTTTAGACCCTTCAAAAAGGTACTTTCTACAAGCTGATATAGATGAATTTTCAAAATACAAAAATGATATTGACGATCAAATAAAAAAAGAAGATTTAAGCTTTTTTAATTTAGTTCACCAACGTTTTACACAACGTACAGAAGAATCTAAATCGTATTATAAAGAAATTTTAAGCACTAGTTTCAACTTTGATAAAAAAGATACATTAAATGTAGATTACGAAACTAAACAATATGCAAAAACTAAAAACGAATTAATTGTTAATTGGGAAAAACAACTAAAATTTAGCACTTTATCTAAACTTTATGATAAAATAAATGATGAAGAAGATAAGTTTAAAAAAGATAATTCATACAAGAAAAAAACAGCAGAAGCTTTAGAAATTGAAGCTAGAAAATCTACCTTAGAAAATATGGATGAATTTTTTATGCGTTTAGATGAATTGAATGAATCTGACTGGTTTTCAACTTATATAAATAGTATTTCTGAAGAATTTGACCCACATACTAATTATTACGATCCTGATGCTAAAAAAGGATTTGACCAAGATATTTCTGGAAAATTAGAGGGTATTGGTGCTAGACTTCAAAAGAAAAATGATTATACCAAAGTAAGTGAGCTAGTTTCTGGTGGACCTGCTTGGAAACAAGGTGAGCTAGAGGCTGAAGATCTTATTTTAAAAGTTGGACAAGGAGATGAAGAACCCGTAAATATTGTAGGTATGCGTTTATCAGATGCCATAGAATATATTAAAGGTAAAAAAGGAACAGAAGTAAGACTTACTGTTAAAAAAGTTGATGGTACTACCAAAGTAATTTCAATAATTAGAGATGTTGTAGAATTAGAAGAAACTTTTGTAAAATCTAGTGTTGTAAAAAAAGACAACCGTACATTTGGACTAATTCATTTACCTAAATTCTATATAGATTTTGACGAGAAAAACTATAGAAACTCTACAACAGATATGGCACAAGAAATTGAACGCCTAAAAAAAGAAAATGTTGAAGGTTTAATAATAGACCTAAGAAATAATGGTGGAGGTTCTTTACAAACTGCCGTAGAAATTTCTGGGTTATTTATTGAAAAAGGACCTATAGTTCAAGTAAAATCAAGAGATAAAAATGCTGATGTATTAAAAGATGTTGATTCTAAAATTCAATGGGACGGCCCATTGGTAATACTCGTAAATGAATTCTCTGCCTCAGCTTCTGAAATATTTGCTGCCGCTATGCAAGATTACAAAAGAGCTGTAATTATTGGAGGAAAACAAACTTATGGTAAAGGAACTGTACAACGTGTTTTAGACTTAAATAGGTATCACAATTTAAAAGAAGATATTGGAGCGTTAAAAATGACTGTCCAAAAGTTTTATAGAATTAACGGTGGTTCAACACAATTAGAAGGTGTACATTCAGATATTGTTTTACCAGACAGATTTATGTATTTAGAAATTGGAGAAAGAGACTTAACAAACCCTTTAGCTTATGATAAAGTACCAGAAGCAAACTATAGCTTATGGAATAATTACGAAAATTTTGATAGCGTAATTAATAATAGTAAAAAACGAATTTCAAACAACAACAACTTTAAACTTATTAATGATAATGCTAAATGGCTAAAAGACACGCAAGACGATACTTTAATTTACTTAAGCCTAGATGATTACAAAAAAGATATTGAAAACAATAAAAATGAATCTTTAAAATATCAATCTATTAAAGATTTTACAACAAACCTTACGTTTAACTCACCTCAATACGAGCTTCCTAAAATTAAAGCAGATAAAGATTTAGCAGATAAACGAAACGCTTGGCATAAAAACTTAAAAAAAGATATTTATGTGGATGAAGCTTTAAATGTATTGAGTGAATTAAAAATAAGATCTAAAAATCACTTAGTAAAAAATTAA
- a CDS encoding prolipoprotein diacylglyceryl transferase — MYPQLFTFHLPEFLSNFLNIQEVTIYTYAFCIASGTLVAALYTKWRAKKEMNIVYLPNSFFYLIFIAGFIGGKLFYYLEKPLYFLNNPHLMLNNFSGGFVFYGSFVTIIPFVIWYLKKHKISVLPMLDILAITTLIVHSIGRIGCFNAGCCYGDPTDSSFGMVFPTTHNTTVHPTQLYEATILIILIISLLILKKRQQFNGQIFLLYLSSYAVSRSILELFRGDKRGFIIENWISHSQFIAILILCTTTILYIKLKTKNKLILK, encoded by the coding sequence ATGTACCCGCAGCTATTTACTTTTCATCTACCTGAATTTTTATCAAACTTTCTCAATATACAAGAAGTTACCATCTACACCTACGCTTTTTGTATTGCTTCAGGTACTCTAGTTGCCGCTTTATATACTAAATGGCGCGCAAAAAAAGAAATGAATATTGTTTACTTACCAAATTCATTTTTCTATCTAATTTTTATCGCTGGGTTTATTGGCGGAAAATTATTTTACTACTTAGAAAAACCATTGTATTTTTTGAATAACCCACATTTAATGCTCAATAATTTTTCAGGTGGCTTTGTATTTTATGGATCATTTGTAACTATTATTCCCTTTGTAATCTGGTATTTAAAAAAGCACAAAATTAGCGTTTTACCTATGTTAGATATTCTAGCAATTACCACATTAATTGTACATTCAATTGGTAGAATTGGCTGTTTTAATGCAGGTTGTTGCTATGGAGATCCAACAGATAGCAGTTTTGGGATGGTATTTCCAACTACACATAATACAACTGTGCATCCCACGCAATTATACGAAGCAACTATATTAATAATCTTAATTATTAGTTTACTTATACTAAAAAAACGCCAACAATTTAACGGACAAATTTTTCTACTTTACCTAAGTTCTTATGCTGTTAGCAGATCCATTTTAGAACTCTTTAGAGGTGATAAACGCGGTTTTATTATTGAAAATTGGATTTCTCATTCTCAATTTATTGCAATACTCATATTATGTACTACGACAATCTTATACATTAAATTAAAAACAAAAAATAAATTAATCTTAAAATAA
- a CDS encoding putative metal-binding motif-containing protein, translated as MKKIILNIGIPLTFLLVAVLIIGPACNDGFAYYYPDADNDGFGDSTANSTAFQVNDPIPDGYVENHTDCDDTNAAIYPGATEVPDNLTDEDCNGQIAITFYADKDEDGFGNPDSPVVFEIDDYDSEAPNGFSWVAGDCDDDNYNVNPKVDEIRGNDIDDNCDGEIDIVEYYIDEDGDGYGSQNFAAADDGVTNNLDCDDNNAKVHPFTKELKDGIDNDCDGIIDEII; from the coding sequence ATGAAAAAAATTATTTTAAACATCGGAATTCCTCTAACATTTTTATTAGTAGCTGTCTTAATAATTGGCCCAGCTTGTAATGATGGCTTTGCTTACTATTATCCAGATGCTGATAATGATGGGTTTGGAGATTCCACTGCAAATTCAACAGCATTTCAAGTTAACGACCCTATCCCAGATGGTTATGTTGAAAATCATACAGATTGTGATGATACAAATGCAGCTATATATCCTGGCGCAACAGAAGTACCAGACAATTTAACTGATGAAGATTGTAATGGGCAAATAGCAATTACTTTTTATGCAGATAAAGACGAAGATGGTTTTGGAAACCCTGATAGCCCCGTTGTATTTGAAATTGACGATTACGATAGTGAAGCACCAAACGGTTTCTCTTGGGTTGCAGGAGATTGCGATGATGATAATTATAATGTAAATCCAAAAGTAGATGAAATTAGAGGAAATGATATAGATGATAATTGCGATGGTGAAATTGATATTGTTGAATACTATATAGATGAAGATGGAGATGGTTACGGATCTCAAAATTTTGCAGCTGCAGATGATGGTGTAACCAACAACCTAGATTGTGATGACAACAATGCTAAAGTACATCCTTTTACAAAAGAATTAAAAGATGGTATTGATAACGATTGTGATGGTATTATTGATGAAATAATTTAA
- a CDS encoding sensor histidine kinase: MWSFSFAQQFTNYSIKDGLPSNHIYTIRQDTKGFLWFLTDKGMVRYNGSEFKNFTTKNGLPKNDVWDAFTTPDSKVWYITKTTELGYIENDSVFSFPTKNEGEIMNPIFSSQIGEKIYPTGPTKTYALKNNKWEIILNNIGAKDRINIIHPSVKYLKLTKLQDTLKIINHKNSVIKKLTNKPYINVLARRKQLNDSLYCWVTENDYLILNLNTLKLRFSTFKDEIGLEKAKHARINIINNKIQISGTGFVGFLDKELHIKDAYLFPKHIDSHFAIVDKTNTIWLATFSNGIYKLPYVKRNITYLNNLNTSKLSIINNELYTNIYNKGFYKFNSKINSFEQFLKIEDYTFKPTEIKELNTSFFPSKFTISTLKNNVLKTIDYRNTRLITNPLSYNIVYFKNNLYGLFPFGLNRINPSTLEIEKEFYQSGCNFLIKFKNRLLIATNNGLKEYKNDTIKSINFTNQAFEKSILSINNISEKLLLLNTDGFGSFITDLKTINRLPNSNFLIVENAFVEKNQLWLATNEGVYKYTNYKLETIINANNGLPSNNINDVLIHKNKIFISTNNGVAILPKDQKNISQFLKIYIEKAAYNGSKINNHKRTFKYIKDNNTTFSIASINFNENNKDFTYQYKLHPVQKNWITTKSNNINFTDLEPNNYTLEVKSNNHSENYSFQITALWYQRSISKFLIFFLILGTLILILFKIRDRELTKKTNKIKAQKKLAEYELHALRSQMNPHFVFNSLNSIQYYITKNEIELSEKYLVRFSRLIRKFFDFSRDKFISLEQEISLLNNYLEIEKMRFGDEFNYKFNIDKNLNLNDQKIPSMLLQPIVENSVNHGLFHNEGKGTILINFKHQAINQYTVEIIDNGVGLKKAKQIKDQSIKTHISKSSDIIKDRIHLLNQSHEWFVTYNIYEIENNGGTCVKLTFKNNE, translated from the coding sequence ATGTGGAGTTTTTCTTTTGCGCAACAGTTTACCAATTATTCTATTAAAGATGGTTTACCAAGTAATCACATTTATACTATCCGGCAAGACACAAAAGGTTTTCTATGGTTTTTAACCGATAAAGGAATGGTTAGATATAACGGTAGTGAATTTAAAAACTTTACAACTAAAAACGGGCTTCCAAAAAATGATGTTTGGGATGCATTTACAACACCCGATTCTAAAGTATGGTACATAACAAAAACTACAGAGTTAGGTTATATAGAAAACGATAGTGTATTTTCTTTCCCAACTAAAAATGAAGGAGAAATTATGAATCCTATTTTTTCTAGTCAAATTGGAGAAAAAATATATCCCACCGGACCAACCAAAACTTATGCATTAAAAAACAATAAGTGGGAAATTATTCTGAATAATATAGGGGCTAAAGATCGAATAAATATTATACATCCTAGTGTAAAGTATTTAAAACTTACAAAGCTTCAAGATACCCTAAAAATAATTAATCATAAAAATTCAGTAATAAAAAAACTCACTAATAAACCTTATATAAACGTATTAGCAAGAAGAAAACAATTAAATGATTCTCTTTATTGTTGGGTAACTGAAAATGATTATCTAATCCTTAATTTAAACACTTTAAAACTAAGGTTTTCAACTTTTAAAGATGAAATAGGTTTAGAAAAGGCAAAACACGCTAGAATAAATATAATTAATAATAAAATTCAAATTTCTGGAACTGGTTTTGTAGGTTTTTTAGACAAAGAGCTACATATAAAAGATGCTTATTTGTTTCCTAAACACATAGACTCCCATTTTGCAATTGTAGATAAAACAAATACTATTTGGCTTGCTACATTTTCTAATGGAATTTATAAACTACCCTATGTTAAAAGAAATATAACATATTTAAATAATCTAAATACGAGCAAGTTAAGCATTATAAATAACGAGCTTTATACCAATATTTATAATAAAGGTTTTTATAAATTTAATTCTAAAATAAATAGTTTCGAGCAATTTTTAAAAATAGAAGACTATACTTTTAAACCAACGGAAATTAAAGAATTAAATACTTCTTTTTTCCCTTCAAAATTTACTATTAGCACTTTAAAAAACAATGTTTTAAAAACTATTGACTATAGAAATACTAGACTAATTACCAACCCATTATCCTATAATATCGTATATTTTAAAAATAATTTATACGGTCTTTTCCCCTTCGGATTAAATAGAATTAACCCTTCAACTTTAGAAATTGAAAAAGAATTCTACCAATCGGGTTGTAATTTTCTTATTAAATTCAAAAACCGATTATTGATAGCCACCAATAATGGATTAAAAGAATATAAAAACGACACCATTAAGAGCATAAATTTTACCAATCAAGCCTTTGAAAAATCTATTTTATCTATCAACAATATTTCAGAAAAACTCCTTTTATTAAATACGGATGGCTTTGGAAGTTTTATTACCGACTTAAAAACAATAAATCGTTTACCAAATTCTAATTTTTTAATTGTTGAGAATGCTTTTGTAGAAAAAAATCAACTTTGGTTAGCTACTAATGAAGGTGTTTACAAATACACTAACTATAAATTAGAAACCATTATAAACGCCAATAACGGTTTACCTTCAAATAATATAAATGACGTATTAATACATAAAAATAAAATTTTTATTAGCACTAATAATGGAGTTGCAATTCTGCCAAAAGACCAAAAAAACATTTCTCAATTTTTAAAAATTTACATAGAAAAAGCAGCTTATAACGGTAGTAAAATAAACAACCATAAACGTACTTTTAAATACATAAAAGATAACAATACAACGTTTTCTATTGCTAGTATAAATTTTAATGAAAACAATAAAGATTTTACGTATCAATACAAATTACATCCAGTTCAAAAAAATTGGATTACTACTAAATCTAACAACATTAATTTTACCGATTTAGAACCAAACAATTACACTTTAGAAGTAAAATCCAACAACCATTCAGAAAATTATAGTTTTCAAATAACGGCATTGTGGTATCAACGTTCTATTTCTAAATTTTTAATTTTCTTTCTTATTTTAGGAACTTTAATTTTAATTTTATTTAAAATTAGAGACAGAGAACTTACTAAAAAAACGAATAAAATAAAAGCTCAAAAAAAATTAGCTGAATACGAATTACACGCCTTACGTTCGCAAATGAACCCTCATTTTGTATTTAATTCACTCAATTCTATTCAATACTATATTACTAAAAATGAAATTGAATTATCTGAAAAATATTTGGTTCGGTTTTCACGATTAATTAGAAAGTTCTTCGATTTCTCACGAGATAAATTTATTTCTCTAGAACAAGAAATTTCATTATTAAACAACTATTTAGAAATTGAAAAAATGCGCTTTGGAGATGAGTTTAATTATAAATTTAATATTGATAAGAACCTTAATTTAAACGATCAAAAAATTCCTTCAATGCTTTTACAACCTATTGTAGAAAACTCTGTAAACCACGGTTTATTTCACAATGAAGGAAAAGGAACTATTCTAATAAATTTTAAACATCAAGCAATTAATCAATACACTGTTGAAATTATAGATAATGGTGTTGGATTAAAAAAAGCAAAACAAATTAAAGACCAATCTATAAAAACTCACATTTCTAAATCTAGCGATATTATTAAAGATCGCATACATTTACTAAACCAATCACACGAATGGTTTGTAACTTATAATATTTACGAAATTGAAAATAATGGTGGAACTTGTGTAAAACTAACTTTTAAAAACAATGAATAA
- a CDS encoding LytR/AlgR family response regulator transcription factor: MNKTTAIIVDDEKNALESLALKVEKYFPQVTITHKFQNPKLALEEINNNHPQLLFLDIEMPVLSGLDLLSKIENPNFEIIFVTAYNQYAIEAIKHCAIGYIVKPIDNDELKNAINNAIKNIEQKTALEKNRQLLENLISNGNSTIVIPTQKGLSFIKISDIIRFEGIDGYTKIILTNSTILSSYSIGKFSNSPKLHNFFSIHKSHFINLNVVSDFLNEGYVILNNNDKLPVAKAKRKDFLDKIHHI; the protein is encoded by the coding sequence ATGAATAAAACAACTGCTATAATTGTTGATGATGAAAAAAATGCTCTGGAAAGTTTAGCTTTAAAAGTTGAAAAATATTTTCCACAAGTAACTATTACGCATAAATTTCAAAACCCCAAATTGGCATTAGAAGAAATTAATAATAACCACCCACAATTGTTATTTTTAGATATTGAAATGCCCGTATTAAGCGGATTAGATTTACTTTCTAAAATTGAAAATCCAAATTTCGAAATCATTTTTGTAACCGCTTATAACCAGTACGCTATTGAGGCCATAAAACATTGCGCCATTGGCTATATAGTTAAACCTATTGATAATGATGAGTTAAAAAATGCCATAAACAATGCTATAAAAAACATTGAACAAAAAACTGCTTTAGAAAAAAACAGACAATTATTAGAAAACCTAATTTCAAACGGAAACTCAACCATTGTAATTCCAACACAAAAAGGGCTTAGTTTTATTAAAATTTCAGATATTATTAGATTTGAAGGCATTGATGGTTATACCAAAATTATACTTACAAACTCCACTATTTTAAGCTCCTACAGTATTGGTAAATTTTCTAATTCTCCTAAACTTCACAATTTTTTTTCTATTCATAAATCTCATTTTATAAATTTAAATGTAGTTTCAGATTTTTTAAATGAAGGCTATGTAATATTAAATAATAATGACAAATTACCTGTTGCTAAAGCCAAAAGAAAAGATTTTTTAGATAAAATTCATCATATTTAA